In Nocardia asteroides, a single genomic region encodes these proteins:
- a CDS encoding Bax inhibitor-1/YccA family membrane protein, whose amino-acid sequence MRTSSNPVFRRLPRQEGVGGYANFGSGVAGAGQFGQQQQQQPHGQYPPQQYGEAPQYQAPQATRSMTIDDVVTKTGITLAVLAVSAVISYALTNANTSLAPAFVIGGGLIGLVLVLVATFGNKMDNPAIVLSYAVAEGVFLGALSFMFTDIEFGGAGGSALIGQAVLGTFGVFAGMLVVYKTGAIRVTPRFTRMIVGALIGVVVLALGNLVASFFIDGGLGLRDGGPIAIIFSLVCIAIAAFSFLLDFDAADQLIRAQAPEKAAWGVAFGLTITLVWLYVEILRLLSYFQSD is encoded by the coding sequence TTGCGTACCTCCTCCAATCCAGTCTTCCGGCGCCTGCCTCGGCAGGAGGGAGTGGGCGGTTACGCGAACTTCGGTTCCGGCGTAGCCGGTGCCGGCCAGTTCGGCCAGCAGCAACAGCAGCAGCCGCACGGCCAGTACCCGCCGCAGCAGTACGGTGAGGCGCCGCAGTACCAGGCGCCGCAGGCCACCAGGTCGATGACGATCGACGACGTGGTGACCAAGACCGGCATCACCCTCGCGGTGCTCGCCGTCTCCGCCGTCATCTCCTACGCCCTGACCAACGCCAACACCTCGCTGGCGCCCGCCTTCGTGATCGGCGGCGGTCTCATCGGGCTGGTCCTGGTGCTGGTGGCGACCTTCGGCAACAAGATGGACAACCCGGCCATCGTGCTGTCCTACGCCGTGGCGGAGGGTGTCTTCCTCGGCGCGCTGTCCTTCATGTTCACCGACATCGAGTTCGGTGGCGCGGGCGGCAGTGCGCTGATCGGGCAGGCGGTGCTCGGCACCTTCGGCGTCTTCGCCGGCATGCTCGTCGTCTACAAGACCGGCGCCATCCGCGTGACGCCGCGCTTCACCCGGATGATCGTCGGCGCGCTGATCGGCGTCGTGGTGCTGGCGCTGGGCAACCTGGTCGCGAGCTTCTTCATCGACGGCGGCCTCGGCCTGCGGGACGGCGGCCCGATCGCCATCATCTTCAGCCTGGTCTGCATCGCGATCGCCGCGTTCAGCTTCCTGCTCGACTTCGACGCCGCGGATCAGCTGATCCGCGCGCAGGCGCCGGAGAAGGCGGCCTGGGGCGTTGCCTTCGGCCTGACCATCACCCTGGTCTGGCTCTACGTCGAGATCCTGCGGCTGCTGAGCTACTTCCAGAGCGACTAG
- a CDS encoding acyl-CoA dehydrogenase family protein has translation MAPDTPVTLDELFATDALLQPEEREIRDTVAAFAARRLRPHVADWFEAGTFPARELAPELGELGLLGMHLDGYGCAGLSATAYGLACQELEAVDSGIRSMVSVQGSLAMTAIHRYGSEEQKQQWLPGMAAGELLGCFGLTEPDFGSNPGGMRTRAKRDGDDWVLDGAKMWITNGSVADVAVVWAYTDPEEEGGRPVVRGFLVPTDAPGFVAREMHRKLSLRASITAELNFDGVRLPADAVLPGSRGLSSPLACLGEARFGIVFGALGAARDCLTATIEYSRSREVFDKPLAAYQLTQAKLADLALEYGKGQLLAIHLGRLKDRGELTAEQVSAGKLNSTREAIAIARECRTILGANGITLDYPVLRHANNLESVLTYEGTAEVHQLTLGKALTGSNAFR, from the coding sequence ATGGCGCCCGACACACCCGTGACCCTGGACGAATTGTTCGCGACCGATGCCCTGCTGCAGCCGGAGGAGCGGGAGATCCGCGACACCGTCGCCGCCTTCGCGGCCAGGCGGCTGCGCCCGCACGTGGCCGACTGGTTCGAGGCGGGTACCTTCCCGGCCCGCGAACTCGCCCCCGAGCTGGGCGAACTCGGGCTGCTCGGCATGCACCTGGACGGCTACGGCTGCGCCGGGCTCTCCGCCACCGCCTACGGCCTCGCCTGCCAGGAGCTGGAGGCGGTCGACTCCGGCATCCGCAGCATGGTCTCGGTGCAGGGCTCGCTGGCCATGACCGCCATCCACCGCTACGGCTCCGAGGAGCAGAAGCAGCAGTGGCTACCGGGGATGGCCGCGGGCGAGCTGCTCGGCTGCTTCGGGCTGACCGAGCCGGACTTCGGCTCCAATCCCGGCGGCATGCGCACCCGCGCGAAGCGGGACGGCGACGACTGGGTGCTGGACGGCGCCAAGATGTGGATCACCAACGGCTCGGTCGCCGACGTCGCGGTGGTCTGGGCCTACACCGACCCCGAGGAGGAGGGCGGGCGTCCGGTGGTGCGCGGCTTCCTCGTCCCGACCGACGCCCCCGGCTTCGTGGCGCGGGAGATGCACCGCAAGCTCTCGCTGCGCGCCTCGATCACCGCCGAGCTGAACTTCGACGGGGTCCGGCTGCCCGCCGACGCGGTGCTGCCCGGCTCGCGCGGGCTCTCCTCGCCGCTGGCCTGCCTCGGCGAGGCGCGCTTCGGCATCGTCTTCGGCGCGCTCGGCGCGGCCCGCGACTGCCTCACCGCGACGATCGAGTACTCGCGCAGCCGCGAGGTCTTCGACAAGCCGCTCGCGGCCTATCAGCTCACCCAGGCGAAGCTCGCCGACCTGGCGCTGGAGTACGGGAAGGGGCAGCTGCTCGCCATCCACCTCGGGCGGCTCAAGGATCGCGGCGAGCTGACCGCGGAGCAGGTGAGCGCGGGCAAGCTGAACAGCACGCGGGAAGCCATCGCGATCGCCCGCGAGTGCCGAACCATCCTGGGCGCCAACGGGATCACGCTGGACTACCCGGTGCTGCGGCACGCCAACAACCTGGAGTCGGTACTCACCTACGAGGGCACCGCCGAGGTACACCAGCTCACCCTGGGCAAGGCCCTCACCGGGAGCAACGCCTTCCGCTGA
- a CDS encoding SGNH/GDSL hydrolase family protein, with the protein MGWRTAAATGAGAVLAGSGAGTAWWFGYRMLMAQAGAARGVIGRDSSKPPEADGIYAPGGEPPQRWRAGREFDLHLMIFGDSTAAGLGALSAEEVPGVRLARGLAEATGRRIRLSTKAISGATSKGLAGQVDAMFVAGPPPDAAVILVGANDVTKKHSIRASAARLSAAVTRLRAADSVVVVGTCPNLGIVTAIAQPLRAVVENWSIRLARAQTAATRAAGGHPVPMGNLLAPRFREAPELLFAADGFHPSAAGYALAAEHLLPALLTALGVEAGLLHQAEAPDAAAPGARRLPDRARAT; encoded by the coding sequence ATGGGTTGGCGTACCGCCGCCGCGACGGGAGCGGGCGCGGTGCTCGCCGGTTCCGGTGCAGGCACGGCCTGGTGGTTCGGGTACCGCATGCTCATGGCGCAGGCGGGCGCGGCGCGCGGCGTGATCGGCCGGGACAGCTCCAAGCCGCCCGAGGCCGACGGCATCTACGCCCCCGGCGGCGAGCCGCCGCAGCGCTGGCGCGCGGGCCGCGAGTTCGACCTGCACCTGATGATCTTCGGCGACTCCACCGCCGCCGGGCTCGGCGCGTTGAGCGCCGAGGAGGTGCCAGGCGTCCGGCTGGCCCGCGGCTTGGCCGAGGCGACCGGCAGGCGCATCCGGCTGAGTACCAAGGCCATCTCCGGCGCCACCTCCAAGGGGCTGGCCGGCCAGGTGGACGCCATGTTCGTGGCAGGCCCGCCGCCGGACGCCGCCGTCATCCTGGTCGGCGCGAACGACGTCACCAAGAAGCACTCGATCCGCGCCTCGGCTGCCAGGCTCAGTGCCGCGGTGACCCGGCTGCGCGCGGCGGACAGCGTCGTCGTGGTCGGCACCTGCCCGAACCTCGGCATCGTCACCGCGATCGCGCAGCCGCTGCGCGCGGTGGTGGAGAACTGGAGTATCCGCCTGGCCAGGGCCCAGACCGCGGCCACCCGCGCCGCGGGCGGCCACCCGGTCCCGATGGGCAACCTGCTGGCGCCGCGGTTCCGCGAGGCTCCCGAGCTGCTCTTCGCCGCCGACGGCTTCCACCCCTCGGCCGCCGGCTACGCGCTGGCCGCCGAGCACCTGCTGCCCGCGCTGCTGACCGCGCTCGGCGTCGAGGCCGGGCTGCTGCACCAGGCCGAGGCGCCGGACGCGGCGGCGCCCGGCGCGCGACGCCTTCCGGACCGAGCCCGTGCCACGTAG
- a CDS encoding DUF305 domain-containing protein: MKIIVRLLAAAFVAAAALLATGCGGGDSAPAPAPTTARNGLQRGDVEFLQGMAAQQEQSAEIAGLAANRAVDQRVRELAVTLRQDRGPESARITALLDGFGEQAGTGMEGSGQLALLGPGRIAAVAAATGVEFDGQWLDLVVEHHGRAVALAQSELAAGIDPETQALARDIVTARQAGIDAARALRG; the protein is encoded by the coding sequence GTGAAGATCATCGTCCGCCTGCTCGCGGCCGCGTTCGTCGCGGCGGCCGCGCTGCTCGCCACCGGCTGCGGTGGCGGCGATTCCGCCCCGGCTCCCGCCCCGACCACCGCGCGGAACGGCCTCCAGCGCGGGGATGTCGAGTTCCTGCAGGGCATGGCCGCGCAGCAGGAGCAGTCGGCGGAGATCGCCGGGCTGGCCGCGAATCGCGCAGTGGATCAGCGGGTTCGTGAACTGGCGGTCACGCTGCGGCAGGACCGGGGGCCGGAGAGCGCTCGGATCACCGCACTGCTCGACGGTTTCGGCGAGCAGGCCGGTACCGGAATGGAAGGGTCGGGGCAGCTCGCGCTGCTCGGCCCGGGGCGGATCGCGGCGGTGGCGGCGGCGACTGGCGTGGAATTCGACGGGCAGTGGCTGGATCTGGTGGTCGAGCACCACGGCCGCGCGGTCGCGCTGGCGCAGTCGGAGCTGGCCGCGGGGATCGACCCGGAGACCCAGGCGCTGGCCAGGGACATCGTCACCGCGCGGCAGGCCGGGATCGACGCCGCGCGGGCCCTGCGGGGCTGA
- a CDS encoding AMIN-like domain-containing (lipo)protein, with amino-acid sequence MRTPMLLTVLAAAAVLTGCANSGSAEPAPSPGSVGTALEAPPSSAAPEPVPADAQPERGDKSRGAMLTVTGIRIGHHPGFERVVYDLGGTGTPGWVVEYTDRVVQDGSGTVLDLDAGSVLEVRILGSAYPFDTGVTPFDNSEPVRDPEAPGVTGVYRTIVFEGETQSFIGVRGDRPAFEVRTANNPTRLIVDIATS; translated from the coding sequence ATGCGGACCCCGATGCTGCTGACGGTTCTCGCCGCGGCCGCCGTGCTCACCGGCTGTGCGAACAGCGGCTCGGCGGAGCCTGCCCCCTCGCCCGGCTCGGTCGGCACCGCGCTCGAAGCGCCCCCGTCGAGCGCCGCCCCCGAGCCGGTCCCCGCCGACGCGCAGCCCGAGCGCGGGGACAAGAGCCGCGGCGCGATGCTCACCGTCACCGGTATCCGGATCGGCCACCACCCCGGCTTCGAGCGCGTGGTGTACGACCTGGGCGGCACCGGAACGCCCGGCTGGGTGGTCGAGTACACCGACCGGGTGGTGCAGGACGGCAGCGGAACGGTGCTCGACCTGGACGCCGGGTCCGTCCTCGAGGTGCGAATCCTGGGCTCCGCGTACCCCTTCGACACCGGCGTGACCCCGTTCGACAACTCCGAGCCCGTGCGCGACCCGGAGGCGCCGGGGGTGACGGGGGTCTACCGGACCATCGTGTTCGAGGGCGAGACCCAGTCCTTCATCGGGGTGCGCGGTGACCGACCGGCCTTCGAGGTGCGGACAGCGAACAACCCGACCCGGCTGATCGTGGATATCGCGACCTCCTGA
- a CDS encoding DUF4254 domain-containing protein, with protein sequence MRDAELPDRRELLTAFASPAEAGDDPVIRSAALLAELHRQRHIDPLAAAGIDCRRAELVAAVDRWTSAARPARVRGVSLGALLDRMAAAHVHAGHLLHSCDKVAETRVHAAWYRLATLADEWSDLVAGYLPERSTASSR encoded by the coding sequence ATGCGCGATGCTGAACTCCCGGACCGCCGAGAACTCTTAACCGCCTTCGCTTCTCCCGCCGAAGCGGGCGACGACCCGGTGATCCGATCGGCCGCGCTGCTCGCCGAGCTGCACCGGCAGCGGCATATCGATCCGCTGGCCGCGGCCGGAATCGACTGCCGCCGAGCCGAACTCGTCGCCGCCGTGGACCGCTGGACCAGCGCCGCCCGGCCCGCTCGGGTGCGCGGCGTCTCGCTCGGCGCGCTGCTGGACCGGATGGCCGCGGCGCACGTGCACGCCGGGCACCTCCTGCACAGCTGCGACAAGGTGGCCGAGACCAGGGTGCACGCCGCCTGGTACCGGCTCGCCACCCTCGCCGACGAGTGGAGCGACCTGGTCGCGGGCTACCTGCCGGAGCGCAGCACCGCGAGCAGCCGCTGA
- a CDS encoding cystathionine gamma-synthase translates to MSELGFSTRAVHAGFEPDPQTGAVNVPIYASSTFAQDGVGGLRGGYEYARTGNPTRTALEANLAALELGRYGRAFASGMAATDCALRALLRPGDHIVIPDDAYGGTFRLIDKVFTQWGIEHSPAHIADLDAVRAAVRPNTKLIWVETPTNPLLTIGDIPALADVAHTAGALLVVDNTFATPYLQTPLTLGADIVLHSTTKYLGGHSDVIGGALVTDDAEIDQKFAFLQNGAGAVPGPFDAYLTLRGAKTLALRMERHCDNAELIAEFLAGHPAISTVIYPGLPEHAGHGVAAKQMRRFGGMLSVRLRGGEEAARRFCAGTKVFTLAESLGGIESLIEHPGAMTHASTAGSQLEVPADLVRISVGIEDAADLLADVEQALAQ, encoded by the coding sequence ATGAGCGAGCTGGGATTCTCCACCCGCGCCGTGCACGCCGGGTTCGAGCCGGACCCGCAGACCGGCGCGGTGAACGTACCCATCTACGCGAGTTCGACCTTCGCCCAGGACGGGGTGGGAGGGTTGCGCGGCGGGTACGAGTACGCCCGCACCGGTAACCCGACCCGCACGGCGCTGGAGGCAAACCTCGCTGCCCTCGAGCTCGGCCGGTACGGCCGCGCCTTCGCCTCCGGGATGGCCGCGACCGACTGTGCGCTGCGGGCGCTGCTGCGCCCCGGCGATCACATCGTCATCCCCGACGACGCCTACGGCGGCACCTTCCGGCTGATCGACAAGGTCTTCACGCAGTGGGGCATCGAGCACTCGCCCGCGCACATCGCCGACCTGGACGCGGTCCGCGCCGCCGTCCGCCCGAACACCAAGCTGATCTGGGTCGAGACCCCGACCAACCCGCTGCTCACCATCGGTGACATCCCGGCGCTGGCCGACGTCGCGCACACCGCGGGCGCCCTGCTGGTGGTCGACAACACCTTCGCCACCCCGTACCTGCAGACCCCGCTGACCCTCGGCGCCGACATCGTGCTGCACTCCACCACCAAATACCTGGGCGGACACTCGGACGTGATCGGCGGCGCGCTGGTCACCGACGACGCCGAGATCGACCAGAAGTTCGCCTTCCTGCAGAACGGCGCGGGCGCGGTGCCCGGCCCGTTCGACGCCTACCTCACGCTGCGCGGCGCCAAGACGCTGGCGCTGCGGATGGAGCGGCACTGCGACAACGCCGAGCTGATCGCCGAGTTCCTCGCCGGGCACCCGGCCATCTCGACCGTCATCTACCCGGGGCTGCCCGAGCACGCCGGGCACGGCGTCGCGGCCAAGCAGATGCGGCGCTTCGGCGGGATGCTCTCGGTGCGGCTGCGCGGCGGCGAGGAGGCGGCGCGCCGCTTCTGCGCCGGGACGAAGGTCTTCACGCTGGCGGAGTCGCTGGGCGGGATCGAGTCGCTGATCGAACACCCGGGCGCCATGACGCACGCCTCAACCGCGGGCTCGCAGCTGGAGGTCCCGGCCGACCTGGTGCGCATCTCGGTCGGCATCGAGGACGCTGCCGACCTGCTCGCCGATGTCGAGCAGGCGCTCGCGCAGTAG
- a CDS encoding acetyl-CoA C-acetyltransferase, which yields MPEAVIVSTARSPIGRARKGSLAELRPDDLTTQVVRAALDKVPALDPATIDDLIVGCGSPGGEQGFNIGRVVAVQLGYDTLPGTTVHRYCASSLQSTRMAFHAIKAGEGDVFISAGVETVSRYVNGSADSWPNTQNGVFAEAQARTAKTAEGGSGIWHDPREDGLIPDVYIAMGQTAENVATSTGITREEQDRWGVRSQNRAEQAIAAGFFEREITPVTLPDGTVVSTDDGPRAGVTYEAVSGLKPVFRPDGTVTAGNCCPLNDGAAALVIMSDTKAKELGLTPLARIVSTGVSGLSPEIMGLGPIEAVKRALALAGKTIDDIDLVEINEAFAVQVLGSARELKIDEDRLNVSGGAIALGHPFGSTGARITTTLINNLQTHDKQFGLETMCVGGGQGMALIIERLS from the coding sequence ATGCCAGAGGCCGTCATCGTTTCGACCGCGCGCTCCCCGATCGGGCGGGCCCGCAAGGGCTCGCTGGCGGAGCTGCGGCCGGACGATCTCACGACCCAGGTCGTGCGCGCCGCGCTCGACAAGGTGCCCGCCCTCGACCCGGCCACGATCGACGACCTGATCGTCGGCTGCGGCTCCCCCGGCGGCGAGCAGGGCTTCAACATCGGCCGCGTGGTCGCGGTCCAGCTGGGCTACGACACCCTGCCCGGCACCACCGTGCACCGCTACTGCGCCTCCTCGCTGCAGTCCACCCGGATGGCGTTCCACGCCATCAAGGCGGGCGAGGGCGACGTCTTCATCTCCGCGGGCGTGGAGACCGTCTCCCGGTACGTGAACGGCTCCGCCGATTCCTGGCCCAACACCCAGAACGGGGTCTTCGCCGAGGCGCAGGCCCGCACCGCGAAGACCGCCGAGGGCGGCTCCGGGATCTGGCACGACCCGCGCGAGGACGGGCTGATCCCCGACGTCTACATCGCCATGGGCCAGACCGCGGAGAACGTCGCCACCTCCACCGGCATCACCCGCGAGGAGCAGGACCGCTGGGGCGTGCGCTCGCAGAACCGCGCCGAGCAGGCCATCGCCGCGGGCTTCTTCGAGCGCGAGATCACCCCGGTCACGCTGCCCGACGGCACCGTGGTCAGCACCGACGACGGCCCGCGCGCGGGCGTCACCTACGAGGCGGTCTCCGGCCTCAAGCCGGTCTTCCGCCCCGACGGCACCGTCACCGCGGGCAACTGCTGCCCGCTCAACGACGGCGCCGCCGCCCTGGTGATCATGAGCGACACCAAGGCCAAGGAACTCGGCCTCACCCCGCTGGCCCGCATCGTCTCCACCGGCGTCTCCGGCCTCTCGCCGGAGATCATGGGGCTGGGCCCGATCGAGGCGGTCAAGCGCGCGCTGGCGCTGGCGGGCAAGACCATCGACGACATCGACCTGGTCGAGATCAACGAGGCCTTCGCCGTCCAGGTCCTCGGCTCCGCCCGTGAGCTGAAGATCGACGAGGACAGGCTGAACGTCTCCGGCGGCGCCATCGCGCTCGGCCACCCGTTCGGCTCGACCGGCGCCCGGATCACCACCACGCTGATCAACAACCTGCAGACCCACGACAAGCAGTTCGGGCTGGAGACCATGTGCGTCGGCGGCGGCCAGGGCATGGCGCTCATCATCGAGCGGCTCAGCTGA
- a CDS encoding cystathionine beta-synthase: protein MRIAEHVVDLIGNTPLVRLNSVVGPNAGLVAAKIEYLNPGGSSKDRIAVRMIEAAEHSGELRPGGTIVEPTSGNTGVGLALVAQQRGYKCVFVCPDKVSEDKRNVLRAYGAEVVVCPTAVAPEHPDSYYSVSDRLVREIDGAWKPDQYSNPGGPQSHYETTGPEIWADTEGKITHFVAGVGTGGTITGAGRYLKEVSEGRVKVIGADPEGSVYSGGTGRPYLVEGVGEDFWPSAYDPEVADEIIAVSDADSFDMTRRLAREEGLLVGGSCGMAVVAAIEVARRDPDAVVVVLLPDGGRGYLSKIFNDQWMSSYGFLRERLDGGAEPFVGDVLRGKSGELPDLVHTHPSETLRDAIEILREYGVSQMPVVGAEPPVMAGEVAGSVSERDLLSAVFEGRAHLTDSVAEHMSASFPLIGAGEPISAATKALSETDALMVVEEGKPVGVITRHDLLGFLSVGAIGK from the coding sequence ATGCGCATCGCGGAGCACGTCGTCGACCTGATCGGCAATACCCCGCTGGTCCGGCTGAACTCGGTGGTGGGGCCGAACGCCGGGCTGGTGGCGGCCAAGATCGAGTACCTGAACCCGGGCGGCAGCTCGAAGGACCGGATCGCGGTCAGGATGATCGAGGCCGCCGAGCACTCCGGCGAGTTGCGCCCCGGCGGCACCATCGTGGAGCCGACGTCGGGGAACACCGGGGTCGGGCTGGCGCTGGTGGCGCAGCAGCGCGGCTACAAGTGCGTCTTCGTCTGCCCGGACAAGGTGAGCGAGGACAAGCGCAACGTGCTGCGCGCGTACGGCGCCGAGGTCGTGGTCTGCCCGACCGCCGTCGCGCCGGAGCACCCGGACAGCTACTACAGCGTCTCGGATCGGCTGGTCCGCGAGATCGACGGCGCCTGGAAACCGGACCAGTACTCCAATCCCGGTGGGCCGCAGAGCCACTACGAGACCACCGGCCCGGAGATCTGGGCCGACACCGAGGGGAAGATCACGCACTTCGTCGCCGGTGTCGGCACCGGCGGCACCATCACCGGCGCAGGCCGCTACCTCAAGGAGGTCTCCGAGGGGCGGGTCAAGGTGATCGGCGCCGACCCGGAGGGTTCGGTGTACTCCGGCGGCACCGGGCGGCCGTACCTGGTCGAGGGCGTCGGCGAGGACTTCTGGCCGTCGGCCTACGACCCGGAGGTCGCGGACGAGATCATCGCGGTCTCCGACGCCGACTCCTTCGACATGACGCGGCGGCTGGCCCGCGAGGAGGGGCTGCTGGTCGGCGGCTCCTGCGGCATGGCCGTCGTGGCCGCGATCGAGGTGGCGCGGCGCGACCCGGACGCCGTCGTGGTGGTGCTGCTGCCGGACGGCGGCCGCGGCTACCTCTCCAAGATCTTCAACGACCAGTGGATGAGCTCCTACGGCTTCCTGCGCGAGCGGCTGGACGGCGGGGCCGAGCCGTTCGTCGGCGACGTGCTGCGCGGCAAGTCCGGTGAGCTGCCCGACCTGGTGCACACGCACCCGTCGGAGACCCTGCGCGACGCCATCGAGATCCTGCGCGAGTACGGCGTCTCGCAGATGCCGGTGGTCGGCGCCGAGCCGCCGGTGATGGCGGGCGAGGTGGCGGGCAGCGTCTCCGAGCGCGACCTGCTCTCCGCGGTGTTCGAGGGGCGTGCGCACCTCACCGACTCGGTGGCCGAGCACATGAGCGCCTCGTTCCCGCTGATCGGCGCGGGCGAGCCGATCTCGGCCGCCACCAAGGCGCTGTCCGAGACCGACGCGCTGATGGTGGTCGAGGAGGGCAAGCCGGTCGGCGTCATCACCAGGCACGACCTGCTCGGGTTCCTCAGCGTCGGTGCGATCGGCAAGTAG
- a CDS encoding class I SAM-dependent methyltransferase, whose translation MGDVDDVLGRLRRYPDVEAANLYAVDAADRLLLDVAADALAGAGAGQVAVIDDGYGALTLGAAVSHDLHGIRVHQDVLTGELALAANARALDLPGRYRAHPLGPSLLTGATVVLLRLPRGLAGLAEIADAIARYADPGVLVFAAGRDKYLTPAMNEVLGETFTEVRASRGRQKSRALLVSGPKPVGEPPFPVREHLAELGLDVVAHGAAFSGPKLDIGTRFLLRHLDRMKPDARNAIDLGCGTGILAVALARSRQRITVTGTDQSAAAVASAVATAAANGVAERVRVVRDDAMASLPPASADLVLCNPPFHIGAAVHTGSAIKMFTAAGRVLRPGGELWTVYNSHLNHRGVTARLVGHTEVIARNQKFTVTRSVRGLRDVER comes from the coding sequence GTGGGCGATGTGGACGACGTGCTGGGCCGGTTGCGCCGGTATCCGGATGTGGAGGCGGCGAACCTCTATGCCGTCGACGCCGCCGACCGCCTGCTGCTCGACGTGGCGGCGGATGCGCTCGCCGGCGCGGGCGCGGGCCAGGTCGCGGTGATCGACGACGGCTACGGCGCGCTCACCCTCGGCGCCGCCGTCTCCCACGACCTGCACGGCATCCGGGTGCACCAGGACGTGCTCACCGGGGAACTCGCGCTCGCCGCCAATGCCCGCGCGCTCGACCTCCCCGGGCGCTACCGCGCCCACCCGCTCGGCCCGTCGCTGCTCACCGGCGCCACCGTCGTGCTGCTCCGGCTGCCGCGCGGGCTGGCCGGGCTCGCCGAGATCGCCGACGCCATCGCCAGGTACGCCGACCCCGGTGTCCTCGTCTTCGCCGCGGGCCGGGACAAGTACCTGACCCCCGCCATGAACGAGGTGCTCGGCGAGACCTTCACCGAGGTGCGCGCCAGCCGGGGGCGGCAGAAGTCCCGCGCGCTGCTGGTCTCGGGGCCGAAGCCGGTGGGCGAGCCGCCCTTCCCGGTGCGCGAGCACCTGGCCGAGCTCGGGCTCGACGTGGTGGCGCACGGCGCCGCCTTCTCCGGCCCCAAACTCGACATCGGCACCCGCTTCCTGCTCCGGCACCTGGACCGGATGAAGCCGGACGCCCGCAACGCGATCGACCTGGGCTGCGGCACCGGCATCCTGGCGGTCGCGCTGGCCCGCTCGCGACAGCGGATCACCGTCACCGGCACCGACCAGTCCGCCGCTGCGGTGGCGTCGGCGGTGGCGACGGCGGCGGCCAACGGGGTGGCCGAGCGGGTGCGCGTCGTCCGCGACGACGCCATGGCCTCGCTGCCGCCCGCCAGCGCCGACCTGGTGCTCTGCAACCCGCCCTTCCACATCGGCGCGGCGGTGCACACCGGCTCCGCGATCAAGATGTTCACCGCGGCGGGCCGGGTGCTCCGGCCCGGCGGTGAGCTGTGGACCGTCTACAACAGCCACCTGAACCACCGCGGCGTGACGGCGCGGCTGGTCGGCCACACCGAGGTCATCGCCCGCAACCAGAAATTCACGGTGACTAGATCGGTACGTGGTTTGCGGGACGTAGAACGGTAG
- a CDS encoding DUF4307 domain-containing protein, producing MTDSSSRAGAEPDPATQAEIAEAQRRRATRRAERYGGSGRTGPGRGRAVAAGLGVLVVAAGVGVGFLGYQKFGPKDVEAEQLGYVVVDDSTLDLRIKVTRADPAQPVVCIVRVMSRDGEETGRREVLVTPSVHGTVEVATVIRSSERPASGSVYACSTTVPGYLRAD from the coding sequence ATGACCGACTCGAGCTCGCGAGCAGGCGCGGAGCCTGACCCCGCGACGCAGGCGGAGATCGCCGAGGCGCAGCGGCGCCGCGCGACGCGCCGGGCCGAGCGCTACGGCGGATCGGGCCGCACCGGGCCGGGGCGCGGGCGCGCCGTCGCGGCCGGGCTCGGGGTGCTCGTCGTCGCCGCCGGGGTCGGCGTCGGCTTCCTCGGCTACCAGAAGTTCGGCCCGAAGGACGTCGAGGCCGAGCAGCTCGGCTACGTCGTCGTCGACGATTCCACGCTCGACCTGCGGATCAAGGTCACCAGGGCGGACCCGGCGCAGCCGGTGGTCTGCATCGTCCGGGTGATGTCGCGCGACGGCGAGGAGACCGGGAGGCGCGAAGTGCTGGTCACTCCGTCGGTGCACGGCACCGTCGAGGTCGCCACCGTGATCCGCTCCTCGGAGCGGCCCGCCTCGGGCAGCGTCTACGCGTGCTCGACCACCGTCCCGGGCTACCTGCGCGCGGACTGA
- the greA gene encoding transcription elongation factor GreA: MTENVTWLTQESHDRLKSELDALIANRPVIAAEINERREEGDLKENGGYHAARDEQGQQEARIRQLQELLNTAKVGVAPTKSGVALPGSVVKVYYDGDEGDTETFLIATREEGLGHSDLETYSPNSPLGGALIDAKVGETREYNLPNGNTMKVTLVSAEPYHS, from the coding sequence ATGACCGAGAATGTGACCTGGCTGACCCAGGAGTCGCACGACAGGCTCAAGAGCGAACTCGACGCGCTCATCGCCAACCGTCCGGTCATCGCCGCCGAGATCAACGAGCGCCGCGAGGAAGGCGACCTCAAGGAGAACGGCGGCTACCACGCGGCGCGGGACGAGCAGGGCCAGCAGGAGGCCCGCATCCGGCAGCTGCAGGAACTGTTGAACACCGCCAAGGTCGGCGTCGCCCCGACCAAGTCGGGCGTCGCGCTGCCCGGCTCGGTCGTCAAGGTCTACTACGACGGCGACGAGGGCGACACCGAGACCTTCCTGATCGCCACCCGCGAGGAGGGGCTCGGCCACTCCGACCTGGAGACCTACTCGCCGAACTCGCCGCTCGGCGGCGCGCTGATCGACGCCAAGGTCGGCGAGACCAGGGAGTACAACCTGCCCAACGGCAACACCATGAAGGTGACGCTGGTCAGCGCGGAGCCCTACCACAGCTGA